Sequence from the Pontibacter pudoricolor genome:
GCAGCTGTTTAACGAGACTCCGGACAATAATAACATAAAAAACCGCACGGCCATCGCCTTTATCGGGGAACTGCAGATCCATAAGTCGCTACGGTTGGGTTATGCCTACGATAAGATGCTCAACGACCTGGATTCTTTTAACACACATGAAATATCGGTGGGGTATTACTTCTTCAGAAAGACAGATACCAAAATGCTTACACCACAATACTTTTAATCTATAGCCTGAAAGCATATGAACTATAAATCTACATCCTTATATCTAGTTGTAGCAGCCATGCTGAGCTTTGGCTCGGTGGCGCAGGCACAATCAGACCTCCGGAAGGCTAACAAGCATTTTGATAACTATGCCTATGCACTGGCACTGGAGAACTATAAATCAGCTATAGCAAAGCGCGAACCCAATGCCGAAACCACGCAGCGTATTGCAGATGCTTACCGCATGACGCGCCAGACGCACCAGGCCGAGCAATGGTATGCCAAAGCTGTGCAACTGCCGGGCAGCAACCCTATGAACCATTTTTATTATGCAGAAGCCCTTCGGAGCAACGGCAAATATGCCGAAGCCAGGGAAGAGTATATGAAATGGGGCGAAGCGATGCCTGAAAATGCTGAGAATGCACAGAAGCTAATTGCAGCTACTGATCAAACTATAAAGTGGATGCAGCAGGAACCAACTGCCGAATTACAGGCATTGGCCGGCGTAAATGTTGGTGGCTTTTCTGATTTCAGCCCGGCCCCGTTTGGCAAAGGCATCATCTTTACATCGGACAGGGGAATTTCTGCTGATGCAAAAGCAGATGTGTATGGCTGGACCGGTCGCCCTTACCTGCAACTTTTTACTGCTGAGCCCGATGCACAAGGCAACTGGGGAGCTCCCACCGCCCTGCAGGACGTGGTAAACTCACAGTACCATAACGCAACAGCGTCGGCCGCAAAAGATGGCCAGGTACTATATTTTACGAGAACGCATATGGTGCGCCAGCGCAGCAATGTAAACCCTGACCCTACCAGCTGGGTAAAAGAGGCCGAGAAGCCGGAGCACATTAACCGGCTGGAAATATTTTCGGCTGAGAAGGCAGATGGCAACTGGAGCAACATTCAGCCATTTGCTTACAATAATGTTACTGAGTATTCAGTAGGTCATCCGGCGCTGTCGGCTGATGGGCAGATCCTCTACTTTGCCTCTGATATGCCCGGCAGCCTGGGTGACACTGATATTTTTTATACAACCCGC
This genomic interval carries:
- a CDS encoding OmpA family protein, producing the protein MNYKSTSLYLVVAAMLSFGSVAQAQSDLRKANKHFDNYAYALALENYKSAIAKREPNAETTQRIADAYRMTRQTHQAEQWYAKAVQLPGSNPMNHFYYAEALRSNGKYAEAREEYMKWGEAMPENAENAQKLIAATDQTIKWMQQEPTAELQALAGVNVGGFSDFSPAPFGKGIIFTSDRGISADAKADVYGWTGRPYLQLFTAEPDAQGNWGAPTALQDVVNSQYHNATASAAKDGQVLYFTRTHMVRQRSNVNPDPTSWVKEAEKPEHINRLEIFSAEKADGNWSNIQPFAYNNVTEYSVGHPALSADGQILYFASDMPGSLGDTDIFYTTRQADGTWGTPVNAGATINTPGRESFPYVDADGKLYFASDGHAGMGGLDIFAALGEHGNWAGVRNMGNPINSPKNDYGIMFTEPGESGMLSSNRDSDNGTEDIYSFKVLKKPVVLAITTLERKQNEKKKNIEVPLPQVKVVISQENKTDSATVISDEKGKYFMDGFKGANYSLLGTKDGYLTQQAVTQIPETAGDTIQVALVFDKNELDRVIVLENIYYDLDKWDIRPDAALELDKLVTVLQNNPEIKIEMSSHTDSRESKNYNQVLSERRAKAAVDYLVSKGIDQRRLTAKGYGKTRLVNGCGDNVECSEEEHQQNRRTEFKIK